The Mucilaginibacter mallensis genome has a segment encoding these proteins:
- a CDS encoding exo-rhamnogalacturonan lyase family protein: MNNRFDFSRRKFLKDSIVLAGTPLIIKNTPLDFASLYNPGLSAKLFWIEKGGGPAATGLTWGTPWPKGKLKRGSDFYLTDAVGEKKALQSWPLAYWPDGSLKWTGHAAAAGLSVNSDYTVVAGKTVPYQEEVVIKESAGSILINTGKITCAINKKGKVLIENISINNKPVATEGRLIVLVQDQPDDDDIEIINKQELQGSIDSVTVEQNGPLRAIVKITGTHIGQEVTLLPYVIRLYFYANSDEIRLLHTLIYDADEKKQFIKGVGISFDVPLNDELHNRHIRFVNSAHNGMFAEAVRGLTGLRRDPGKQIKEAQLNGKATVPVSQFPPEIAENLKYIPAFGDYTLFQGDSTGFSIKKRTASGYSWLASGRGERALGTVYLGTPQGGLAAGIRNFWQSFPAQLDIRDAATATGKINLWLWAPNAQAMDLRFYHNGMGQDTYELQREGLDITYEDYEPGFGTPHGVARTSEIVLKGLAATPTRDELLYIAHNIQEPARLICDHTYLEQLRVFGGNWTVEDRSVPPKAAIEQQLESYFEYYQQQTDFHNWYGYWNYGDFMHTYDQDRHTWRYDVGGFAWDNSELSSDLWIWYYYLKTQRSDVFRVAEAMTRHTGEVDVHHIGRFAPLGSRHNVMHWGDSAKQLRISTAANRRFYYYLTADERVGDLLREQVDAAKALNIIQPNRKLEGIRDKKQPDYTTNKIPASFGTDYGAIAAAWLTEWERTNDAGMKEKLVNSMVTIAAQPHGFFTGSGILHLDTGKFDITTSEALSVSHLNAVFGLTEIAEELISLIDVPGFTKAWLQYCRLYNAPPEEQQKELGQALSKLNLGQGHSRLTAYAAYYNQDSKLAARAWDEFYSGKAGIVPGQIQARKISGPYVLNPVEEDVAVSTNAVAEWGLAAIQCLAFAGKDIRPLIPYNNH; encoded by the coding sequence ATGAATAACAGGTTCGATTTTTCGCGCAGAAAATTTTTAAAAGATTCGATAGTACTGGCTGGTACGCCTTTAATAATAAAAAACACACCATTAGATTTTGCCTCTTTATATAATCCGGGCTTAAGTGCCAAATTATTTTGGATAGAAAAAGGCGGAGGGCCGGCTGCTACCGGATTAACTTGGGGCACGCCATGGCCTAAGGGGAAATTAAAACGTGGAAGTGACTTTTATTTGACAGATGCCGTTGGAGAAAAAAAAGCATTACAGAGCTGGCCATTAGCTTACTGGCCTGACGGAAGCCTTAAATGGACGGGACATGCTGCCGCCGCTGGACTGTCTGTAAATAGTGATTATACTGTTGTTGCAGGAAAAACTGTTCCCTATCAGGAAGAAGTAGTCATCAAGGAGTCTGCTGGCTCAATTTTGATAAACACAGGTAAAATTACTTGTGCCATCAATAAAAAGGGTAAGGTACTGATAGAAAATATTAGCATAAATAATAAACCTGTCGCTACAGAAGGCCGGCTCATCGTGTTGGTACAGGATCAACCAGATGACGATGATATTGAAATCATCAACAAGCAGGAATTGCAAGGATCGATTGACTCAGTTACTGTCGAGCAAAATGGTCCGCTAAGGGCAATTGTAAAAATAACAGGAACACATATTGGTCAAGAGGTTACTTTACTACCCTACGTTATCCGATTATATTTTTACGCGAATAGTGATGAAATACGTTTGCTACATACCCTTATTTATGATGCCGATGAAAAAAAACAGTTTATAAAAGGGGTAGGTATTTCTTTTGATGTCCCCCTAAATGATGAATTGCATAACCGGCATATTCGTTTTGTAAACAGCGCGCATAACGGGATGTTTGCTGAAGCAGTAAGAGGACTAACCGGCTTGCGCAGAGACCCCGGTAAACAAATTAAAGAAGCGCAGCTGAATGGTAAAGCAACTGTCCCGGTGAGTCAGTTTCCACCTGAGATAGCGGAGAATCTGAAATATATACCTGCCTTTGGTGATTATACTTTATTTCAGGGAGACTCAACAGGTTTCAGTATAAAGAAACGCACCGCATCAGGTTATAGCTGGTTGGCATCCGGTCGTGGTGAGCGTGCGCTAGGTACCGTCTACCTGGGTACACCACAAGGTGGTTTGGCCGCCGGAATCCGCAATTTCTGGCAGAGCTTTCCCGCTCAACTGGATATCCGCGACGCTGCAACAGCTACGGGTAAAATTAATTTATGGCTATGGGCACCAAATGCACAGGCGATGGATTTGCGCTTTTATCATAACGGAATGGGGCAGGATACTTACGAGCTGCAGCGTGAAGGATTGGATATTACATATGAAGATTATGAGCCTGGTTTTGGAACACCGCATGGCGTGGCACGAACCAGCGAAATTGTGCTGAAAGGATTGGCGGCTACACCAACTCGCGATGAGTTATTATACATTGCACATAACATTCAGGAACCGGCCAGGTTGATTTGCGACCATACTTATTTGGAGCAACTACGTGTATTTGGTGGTAATTGGACGGTAGAGGACCGTTCTGTCCCGCCAAAAGCTGCTATAGAACAACAGTTGGAATCTTATTTTGAGTATTACCAACAGCAAACCGATTTTCATAATTGGTATGGCTACTGGAATTATGGGGATTTTATGCATACCTATGACCAGGACAGGCACACCTGGCGGTATGATGTAGGTGGTTTTGCCTGGGATAACTCCGAATTATCGTCTGATCTCTGGATATGGTATTATTATTTAAAAACGCAGCGAAGCGATGTTTTTCGTGTCGCTGAAGCCATGACCAGGCATACAGGAGAAGTTGACGTGCATCATATAGGCAGGTTTGCGCCCTTAGGCTCCCGGCATAATGTGATGCATTGGGGCGATAGCGCAAAACAGTTGCGGATAAGCACGGCCGCAAACCGCAGGTTTTACTACTACCTTACCGCTGATGAACGCGTAGGCGATTTATTACGCGAACAGGTAGATGCGGCAAAAGCGTTAAATATTATACAGCCTAACCGTAAGCTGGAGGGTATTAGAGATAAAAAACAACCTGATTACACCACTAATAAAATACCGGCCAGTTTTGGTACAGACTATGGTGCTATTGCAGCAGCCTGGTTAACGGAGTGGGAGCGCACAAATGATGCCGGAATGAAAGAAAAACTGGTGAATAGCATGGTTACGATCGCGGCGCAGCCCCACGGTTTTTTTACAGGAAGCGGCATATTGCATTTGGATACCGGCAAGTTTGATATTACTACAAGTGAGGCATTAAGCGTATCACACCTTAACGCGGTATTTGGTCTTACCGAAATTGCAGAGGAATTAATCAGCCTTATAGATGTGCCGGGATTTACAAAAGCATGGCTTCAATACTGCAGGTTATATAATGCGCCACCGGAAGAACAGCAAAAGGAATTGGGGCAAGCATTAAGTAAACTTAATTTAGGACAGGGACATTCCCGACTCACAGCCTATGCAGCCTACTATAATCAGGATTCCAAATTAGCAGCGCGTGCATGGGATGAATTTTATAGTGGTAAGGCTGGAATAGTACCCGGCCAAATTCAGGCACGAAAAATAAGCGGCCCGTATGTGCTCAATCCTGTTGAAGAAGATGTGGCAGTTTCTACCAACGCTGTTGCCGAATGGGGGCTGGCAGCAATACAGTGCCTGGCTTTTGCCGGAAAAGACATCAGGCCTTTAATACCGTATAATAATCATTAA